The following proteins are encoded in a genomic region of Hymenobacter siberiensis:
- a CDS encoding glycosyltransferase family 2 protein: MQVSIIIINYNTFQLTSEAVESIIRHTHGVSYEIIVVDNASTECDPGLFAQRFPTIKLVRNPDNSGFAKGNNLGIRHAIGETILLFNSDAACLNDAVTLTYQELMADAKLGLTTARLEYPDGRIQHSCGRFPSINLQLVELLRLQKFMSAEQRGRILQGAFFSHDEPLYPDWVWGTYYHLKRGVIDKMPGGQLADDFFMYAEDLQWSYTVRKLGYNIKYVPQARVMHHFSQSTKKEKRLNQGNMILQNEDTFLVREYGWATTKVYYLTKMANFLLMRGASEHRQQMLQQYGKLLRGQPL; the protein is encoded by the coding sequence ATGCAGGTTTCAATAATCATTATCAATTACAATACCTTTCAGCTTACCAGCGAAGCCGTCGAATCTATTATCAGGCATACCCATGGGGTTAGCTATGAGATTATTGTGGTTGATAATGCCTCCACGGAGTGCGACCCCGGTCTATTTGCACAGCGGTTTCCAACCATTAAACTGGTGCGCAATCCGGATAACTCAGGTTTTGCGAAAGGGAATAATCTCGGTATACGTCACGCTATCGGCGAAACTATTCTGCTTTTTAATAGCGACGCCGCTTGTTTGAATGATGCTGTGACACTGACCTATCAGGAGCTTATGGCAGATGCAAAACTAGGCCTGACTACGGCTCGGCTGGAATATCCAGACGGACGGATACAACATTCCTGTGGCCGATTCCCATCCATCAACTTACAATTGGTGGAACTACTGCGCCTACAAAAATTTATGTCGGCCGAACAGCGGGGCCGAATATTGCAAGGGGCCTTTTTTTCCCATGATGAGCCATTGTATCCTGATTGGGTGTGGGGTACCTACTATCATCTCAAACGAGGCGTAATTGATAAAATGCCTGGAGGTCAACTAGCCGATGATTTCTTTATGTATGCCGAGGATTTGCAGTGGAGCTATACCGTACGTAAGCTTGGCTATAATATAAAATACGTGCCCCAGGCCCGGGTAATGCACCATTTCTCACAAAGCACAAAGAAAGAAAAGCGTCTGAATCAAGGAAATATGATTCTGCAAAACGAAGATACCTTTCTTGTGCGTGAATACGGATGGGCTACTACAAAGGTCTACTACCTGACAAAAATGGCTAATTTCCTGTTAATGAGAGGTGCATCTGAACATCGCCAGCAAATGTTGCAGCAATACGGTAAGCTGCTACGGGGCCAACCGCTTTGA
- a CDS encoding glycosyltransferase family 2 protein encodes MPCYNRADIVRETVLTILRQEYQNFELIIVDDGSWDNTAEVVATIADPRLAYYYKENGERGAARNYGAQRARGTYVNFFDSDDEMYPRHLLAVCEYLARHGEVEVVHTGYEIIGADGHVLARENDFSRPTNEALIDNNHLACNTVFVRRDIALANPFEEDRRLASAEDWELWLRLASEYTFHSISECTFCLREHAGRSLNTVAPEAVRQRDELFANLMVANAAFRRRYAGQVAYFVANRYTFITLTLALAKSRRFDTLRYLAKALRADPTVLWRRRFLASVKHLL; translated from the coding sequence GTGCCTTGCTACAACCGGGCAGACATTGTTCGGGAAACCGTGCTAACCATCTTGAGGCAGGAGTACCAAAACTTTGAACTGATAATAGTCGATGACGGCAGTTGGGACAACACCGCCGAAGTAGTAGCAACGATTGCCGACCCACGCCTTGCATATTACTACAAAGAAAACGGCGAGCGCGGGGCTGCCCGCAATTACGGTGCTCAGCGCGCGCGCGGCACCTACGTTAATTTCTTTGATTCCGACGACGAGATGTACCCGCGCCACTTGCTGGCCGTGTGCGAGTACCTGGCCAGGCACGGCGAGGTGGAAGTAGTACACACCGGCTATGAGATTATTGGAGCCGACGGCCACGTACTGGCCCGCGAAAACGATTTTAGCCGCCCTACCAACGAGGCCCTGATTGATAACAACCACCTGGCCTGCAACACGGTGTTCGTGCGTCGCGATATCGCCCTGGCCAACCCCTTCGAGGAAGACCGCCGCCTGGCTTCTGCCGAAGACTGGGAACTGTGGCTGCGCCTGGCCAGCGAGTACACTTTCCACAGCATCAGCGAATGCACTTTTTGCCTGCGCGAGCACGCCGGCCGCAGCCTCAACACCGTGGCCCCGGAAGCAGTACGGCAGCGCGACGAGCTTTTCGCTAACCTGATGGTCGCCAACGCGGCTTTCCGGCGGCGCTACGCTGGCCAGGTGGCGTACTTCGTGGCCAACCGCTACACCTTCATCACCCTGACGCTGGCGCTGGCCAAAAGTCGCCGCTTCGACACATTGCGTTACCTGGCCAAAGCATTGAGAGCCGACCCTACCGTACTGTGGCGGCGGCGGTTTCTGGCTTCCGTGAAGCATTTATTGTAG